A genomic region of Ictidomys tridecemlineatus isolate mIctTri1 chromosome 10, mIctTri1.hap1, whole genome shotgun sequence contains the following coding sequences:
- the Mtarc1 gene encoding mitochondrial amidoxime-reducing component 1 isoform X1, with product MGTAGSSALARLGLPAQPRPWLSVAALGLATVALGAVAWRRARPRKRRPLQQVGTVAQLWIYPIKSCKGLSVSEAECTAMGLRCGHLRDRFWLVINEDGNMVTARQEPRLVLISLTCDRETLTLSAACTKDLLLPIKIPTTNAVRKCRVHGLEIQGRDCGDAAAQWITSFLKTQSYRLVHFEPRMQPRNSHQIEDPFRPTDQVAYSDASPFLVLSEASLEDLNSRLEKKVKASNFRPNIVISGCGVYAEDSWNELLIGDVELKRVMACSRCMLTTVDPDTGIMSRKEPLETLKSYRQCDPSEQKLYGKSPLFGQYFALDHPGTVKVGDPVYLLGE from the exons ATGGGTACCGCCGGTTCCTCGGCGCTGGCCCGCCTCGGCCTCCCGGCGCAGCCTCGACCTTGGCTCAGCGTCGCTGCCCTAGGTCTGGCCACGGTGGCTCTGGGGGCTGTCGCCTGGCGCCGAGCGCGGCCCAGGAAGCGCCGGCCGCTGCAGCAGGTGGGCACCGTGGCGCAGCTGTGGATCTACCCGATCAAGTCCTGCAAAGGGCTGTCGGTGAGCGAGGCGGAATGCACAGCCATGGGGCTGCGGTGCGGTCACCTGCGGGACAG GTTTTGGCTTGTGATCAATGAAGATGGGAACATGGTTACTGCTCGACAGGAACCTCGCTTGGTCCTGATTTCCCTGACCTGTGACCgtgagaccctgactctgagTGCAGCCTGCACGAAGGATCTGCTGCTGCCCATCAAAATACCCACCACAAATGCTGTGCGCAAGTGCAG GGTGCATGGCCTGGAGATCCAGGGTAGGGACTGTGGGGATGCCGCAGCTCAATGGATAACCAGCTTCCTGAAGACACAGTCCTACCGCCTGGTGCACTTCGAGCCCCGCATGCAACCAAGAAATTCTCACCAAATCGAGGACCCATTCCGACCCACAGACCAG GTTGCCTACTCGGATGCCAGCCCTTTCTTGGTCCTCTCTGAGGCATCCCTGGAGGATCTCAACTCCAGGCTGGAGAAGAAAGTTAAAGCATCTAACTTCAGGCCCAATATTGTAATTTCAGGATGTGGTGTCTATGCAGAG GATTCTTGGAATGAACTTCTTATTGGGGATGTGGAACTGAAAAGGGTGATGGCTTGTTCCAG GTGCATGTTAACCACAGTGGACCCGGACACTGGCATCATGAGCAGGAAGGAGCCGCTGGAAACGCTCAAGAG TTACCGCCAGTGTGACCCTTCGGAACAAAAGCTGTATGGAAAATCACCCCTCTTTGGACAGTATTTTGCTCTGGACCATCCAGGGACAGTCAAAGTGGGAGATCCTGTATACCTGCTGGGAGAGTAA
- the Mtarc1 gene encoding mitochondrial amidoxime-reducing component 1 isoform X2, which yields MHLCFRKKAQNPKCSMICTVDSEKWFWLVINEDGNMVTARQEPRLVLISLTCDRETLTLSAACTKDLLLPIKIPTTNAVRKCRVHGLEIQGRDCGDAAAQWITSFLKTQSYRLVHFEPRMQPRNSHQIEDPFRPTDQVAYSDASPFLVLSEASLEDLNSRLEKKVKASNFRPNIVISGCGVYAEDSWNELLIGDVELKRVMACSRCMLTTVDPDTGIMSRKEPLETLKSYRQCDPSEQKLYGKSPLFGQYFALDHPGTVKVGDPVYLLGE from the exons ATGCACCTTTGCTTCAGGAAGAAGGCCCAGAATCCTAAATGTTCCATGATTTGTACAGTGGACTCTGAAAAAtg GTTTTGGCTTGTGATCAATGAAGATGGGAACATGGTTACTGCTCGACAGGAACCTCGCTTGGTCCTGATTTCCCTGACCTGTGACCgtgagaccctgactctgagTGCAGCCTGCACGAAGGATCTGCTGCTGCCCATCAAAATACCCACCACAAATGCTGTGCGCAAGTGCAG GGTGCATGGCCTGGAGATCCAGGGTAGGGACTGTGGGGATGCCGCAGCTCAATGGATAACCAGCTTCCTGAAGACACAGTCCTACCGCCTGGTGCACTTCGAGCCCCGCATGCAACCAAGAAATTCTCACCAAATCGAGGACCCATTCCGACCCACAGACCAG GTTGCCTACTCGGATGCCAGCCCTTTCTTGGTCCTCTCTGAGGCATCCCTGGAGGATCTCAACTCCAGGCTGGAGAAGAAAGTTAAAGCATCTAACTTCAGGCCCAATATTGTAATTTCAGGATGTGGTGTCTATGCAGAG GATTCTTGGAATGAACTTCTTATTGGGGATGTGGAACTGAAAAGGGTGATGGCTTGTTCCAG GTGCATGTTAACCACAGTGGACCCGGACACTGGCATCATGAGCAGGAAGGAGCCGCTGGAAACGCTCAAGAG TTACCGCCAGTGTGACCCTTCGGAACAAAAGCTGTATGGAAAATCACCCCTCTTTGGACAGTATTTTGCTCTGGACCATCCAGGGACAGTCAAAGTGGGAGATCCTGTATACCTGCTGGGAGAGTAA